A DNA window from Arachis hypogaea cultivar Tifrunner chromosome 18, arahy.Tifrunner.gnm2.J5K5, whole genome shotgun sequence contains the following coding sequences:
- the LOC140181175 gene encoding uncharacterized protein: MVLAICPYLDRYFLASAGNTFYVCDFPNDNPQRVRKFVQGRTRFLVTSLTVHFTRIAVGDCRDGVIFYSYHEDTKRLEQLYSDPLLRLVVDCILMDAETAVGCRFGS, encoded by the exons ATGGTACTTGCAATCTGTCCTTATCTTGATCGTTACTTCCTGGCATCAGCTGGCAATACT TTTTATGTTTGTGATTTCCCAAATGACAATCCCCAAAGAGTGAGAAAGTTTGTGCAGGGAAGGACACGTTTCTTGGTAACATCATTGACTGTACATTTCACTAGAATCGCTGTTGGTGATTGTCGTGATGGTGTCATTTTCTATTCCTACCACGAG gATACGAAAAGATTGGAGCAACTTTACTCTGACCCATTGCTGAGGTTAGTTGTTGATTGCATTCTTATGGATGCTGAAACGGCTGTCGGCTGTCGTTTCGGATCGTAA